Genomic DNA from Syntrophobacterales bacterium:
ATGACTGCACACACATCCTTGAGTTTTGCCACACCAAGGATGTTGATATGCCTCTGGACCGTGACCCACACCGCATTGGACCTCACGTTCGCGATCACGTCGGACAGGAGATCCGACGTATAGCCGGATTCAATCTCCTTGTCCAGATTTATGTTCCCTGTCAGATTCTCAAAATTAAACTTGGTAACAAGATCGCCCACGACCATGGTCTAGTTCCCTCCTTATATTTTCGACTGCCTGCTGGCAAGTCTGCTTGAGCCTGATTCCTGATGCCGAGTCTGAATAGGCGGACATTATCCTTTAGTGTCGTGTTTTGCCGAGTTGTCGGACATGGCTGGCGGCGGCTTTCTTGCCAGATCAAGGATTTCTTCGGCTAACGTCGTCAGTCTTCCCCGCAATTTTATGATACAATCGGTTTCGAAAGCGAGTCCGCGGACGATATCTTCCGCAAGGGCACGACAACTAGGCGATCCACAGGCGCCGCAATCTAAACCCGGAAGATCCTTTGTTATTGAGTCCAATCGTTCCATTTTTATTAGTGCTCTGGATACGTCCTCATCAAGGACCATAATCGGTCGCGGCTGAATCGGCTCGCTCAGTTCAAAGGCGCTGCTCGCGTATATGCCGTGCAGCCATTCTTCATCGTAATACGGCGCAACGGCCGGATATTTCTTGACAAGGTGACGAAGTCGGACCCGTCCTACGAAGAGGTTCTGTATGTTGAGCGGCCCGCCCACGCATCCCCCGATGCATGATTGCAGTTCTATGAAATCCACATCCCGCAGCTCTCCGCGCTCAATTTCTTCCAGGAGGCTGATAACGTTGTGAATACCGCTCACCGCAAGGCTTGTGCCGAAATTAACCCCTTTTGATTCCCCGGTGACGTATCCCCAGGCCAATCCGATATTTCCTGCCTTACGGGGAGATCCATGCTTTTCGCTGCCCCGGTTCTTTCCGATCTGTTTCAGTATGTCTCTGTAGATCAATGAAACACCGATAACACCGTCAACAGAGGAGATTCCATTCGTCATAGGGTGCTTCATCTCTGTTACCTTGGCAGGACAGGGAGAGATAAAGAATGCCCCTATTTCCTCATAATCAAGACCAGTTCTTTTTGCTGTATCTTCTTTTGCAATGCGGGCAGCCATCTCCATAGGAGTCATTACAGGTAGAACCTGGCCAAGAAGATCGGGGAATCTGATCTGCATGAGGCGGAGTACGGCAGGGCAGGCAGAGGAAAAAAGAGGCCTTGTGGATCCGGTGTTTTCGAGATAACGGTGCACCACGAAACTGGCTATTTCGGCGGCGAGGGCCACCTCAAAGATATCGTCGAACCCTATGCGTGTAAACGCATCAAATATATCTTCCATCTTTGTGTCGTCGCTGAACTGCCCAAAAAAAGAGGGCGCAGGAAGGGCAATTTTATATTTGAAGCTGGATAATTTTTCCAAGGTATCCGTGATCGCTATCTTTGCGTGGTTGGGGCAGGCGCGGATGCATTCGCCGCAATCGACGCACCTTTCCTGCATAATCTTGGCTTTCCCTTCGTGAACACGGATTGCTTCGACAGGGCACCGCTTTATGCAGTTCGTGCAACCCACGCATTTGTCGTAGTCAAGTGTTACCGAATGGAAATAATCAGACATACATGGCTCCTGTTTCGGCTTTATTGCTGTCCTTTGGGTGCGAATAGAGTGTCACTTTCAGGGTTGTGCCTATGCCGGGATGCGTTTCAATATCCAACGAATCCGAGCAATGCTTAATGTTAGGCAAACCCATGCCGGCTCCAAAACCCATTTCCCTCACCTCTTCCGGGGCTGTCGAATACCCCTCCTGCATAGCCAGATCAACATCTGGAATCCCCTCGCCCTCATCACGGGCTATAACGGTTACATGGTCCGGGACTATGGTTACCTGTATTTCTCCGTGATTCGCATGGATCACTATGTTCATTGCGGCCTCATACACAATAATAGCCGCATTCCTTACAATTTCCTGTCTGAGACCCAACTGTTGCAGGGCTTTTTTTGTCTTTGATGCAGCCTCGCCGGCCATTATGAAGTCTTTGTCGTTCACCTGAAATTTGAATGCAAGACGGGGTTCATTGTCAGGGCTCACTCGATTGAACCTCTCTTGCATCCTTCAATGCCGTTGCTGAAAAGAAGCCCGGAACACTTGTAGATAAGGAACGGAGTTGAAAGAAGAGGTATTTTAGCCAGATTTACGTTATTTATGATCTCTTCCGAGGGTTTCTTTCCCCCCACGAAAATCACCCCTACTGCATCCATCACTTCTGCCGTATGGATTACGTGCTGGTTGGTAAGGGAAGTTATGAGCAAGGTATGAGAACCGGCGAACGCGAGCATCTCGCTTATGAGATCGCAGGCAAACGCGGTTTCCACTTTCCTATTCAAATGCTGCTGGCCGCAGAGCACCTCAGCATCAAGAATCTCTTGAACATCCTTTAAAGTCATAATCCAAGCCTATCTCCTCTATATTATTTCCCGTTGCTCTCATGTACCGCAAACAAAGCATTGAGCGGCGCGTCCGGGCTGCAGGCTCATAATACCCAATCTCCGGTCAGTTCCGCTCCCATTAAAACTTAGGACCGATTGACAGAAATTAAGGGTGTAATCACTTCCTAAGAATACTATACGTCGGATTGTTCTGTCCAGCGGTTATGGATCAGGGTGCTGTGGTCCGTCCGTCTTGTTGTTTTCCGCCGTCCATTCGTGCTCGTTGGCCTACTTGCGACTGTAAAATAACACCCGACTTAGACTAACCGAGACCGGGCGTTATTTTACGATTTTATCCAGATAATTTATCCATGATGTAATTGTTCAGGTATTCAATCCCGATCTCCTGCTCATTGATAATTGCTTTTACCACGTCTCCAATGGACGCCAATCCCGACAATTTTCCTTTGTTAAGAACGGGAAGGTGTCTGATGCGTTTTTCTGTCATAAGCGAAACGTACTCGTTCATCGTTGTTTCGGGCTTAACCACGCAGAGCTCTTTAGCTTGTAAAAATCTCTTTTGATGACCTTCCTTTCAATATGACTTCAATATAATTTTTCTGGCATAGTCACGTTCCGAGATGATTCCTGTCACTTCTTTGTCTTTCTCCTCCGCTACTACCAGGGCGCCTGTCTTTTTATTCTGCATCAGGTCCTGTAAACCAGGGTATCGGGCGATACGGTCCAGACTTCATTTCCCTTGTGTTGTAGTATTTGCGCCACTGTTGTATTCATGTTTCACCTCCGGAAGATTATTTTTTGTGCCGAACAGCCATGCTGTCCGCTAAGAACATCACAACATGGCAAACGTCGCACATTACAAAGTATACATATCTCCAAATAATTTCTTCATGTTTTGTTTAAAGGCGGATTCCGCGAAAATTTACATTCCCGGATATTTGCGCTATACTAAAAAAGGAAAAATTGTCACTTTTTGTCGTAATTAATATGGGAGAATAAGGAGTAAATGAAGAAATTGGAAATGTTCTTGGATCCGTCTCATGAGTTGGCCAGGAATGACCTGATAGGCCTTTTAGGCCTCCAAGACCGGGAGGCTATGGAGGAGCTGTTTCAAAGGGCATACGAGGTAAAGCTTCAGCAGGTGGGGAAAAAAGTGTATTTCAGGGGTATTATCGAGTTTAGCAACATATGCGGCAAAGACTGTTTTTATTGCGGGATAAGAAAAAGCAACCGCAATGTGGTCCGTTACCGGATGAGTGAAAAAGAGATTCTTGAGGGGGCCCGCTTCGCCTGCGAGAGCAATTACGGCTCCATAGTCCTCCAGTCGGGGGAACGTAAGGATTCCAGGTTTACTGCCTTTGTGGAGAAGACGGTGAAAGCCATAAAGGAGATGAGCGGCGGTAAACTCGGCATTACGTTGTCTCTTGGAGAGCAGGATGAAGAGACATACAGGCGCTGGTTCCAGGCTGGGGCGCACCGCTATCTCCTTAGAATTGAAACGTCCCATGAGGCGCTCTACCGCCGTCTTCATCCTAAAGATCACAGTTTCAGGAAGAGGCTCAATTGCCTGAATTTACTGAAAATGATGGGCTATCAGGTAGGAACTGGGGTCATGATAGGGCTTCCTGGACAAACTGTGGAGAATCTGGCCGATGATATTCTTTTCTTTGAGAAGATGGATGTTGCCATGATTGGGATGGGACCCTATCTGATTCATAAGGATACGCCCCTTTCCTCCGAAGTTACGGATTTCGAGACGATAAAGGATCGACAGCTCGACCTTGCCCTCAAGATGATCGCGGTTACCAGGCTCTATCTGAAAGACGTGAACATTGCATCTACCACGGCTCTTCAGGCGCTCACGCCGACAGGCCGGGAAATGGGACTCAGGGCAGGAGCCAACATCATTATGCCCAACATCACCATCACCAAATACCGGTCATCTTATCAATTGTATGACAATAAACCGTGCCTTGATGAAAATGCCACATTCTGCAGGGCATGTCTGGAGCAAAGGATCGAATCCATCGGCGAAACCATCGGATACAACGAGTGGGGCGATTCTCCTCACTTTAAAAAGAAAGAGACCGGAGAGGCGGTAGACGAGAGCGGTCACATTCAGCATTGACGACAGGACCGTCACCGGAAAGCCGGATCATACGATTCTGCAAACCATTCTCAAAAGCGGTTTCAACCTCCATACTTTTTTACTATCATCAAAAACTTACCAAAGGGCGTACCAAATATGCGTCGTTCGCATCTAAGACAGGGCGGTATTGAAGGCTCCATGCTGCGCGAGTCAGTGAAAAACGGCTATAAAACCCGCTGACCAAGGTAAAACAATACCGAAATTGTCCCATCAAAAGGCTACCCTGTATTGAAAGAAGCCATTATAAAAAGTTAAATCTTTATGATAGCAGCCCGTCGGCAGGGAACGAGGGCGGATTGACGGTTGAAGGTTCAGGAACATTCACAAATCAGGTTTGACGGTACGGGATTTATGTAAAATTATAGTGGATAGTTATGTATTGGTAACTATCCGGTATTCATGATATGGCTAGGATGTGCCCGTAAGACAGACAGGACAGTGCGTATGAAGGAATGGTATGGGAGGAGGTCTCGGTCTCGTCTTATGTCTTGTGCGAGCGTCTTCCATTCTCGGTTTTGAAGCAGCGCGAGATATTTCTGAGCGCGGGGGCGCGATAACTCCCTCAAAAAAGTCTTTGACTGTATCAAAGCTCATTTGATTTTACTCTCTGGATTGTAATTCAGAATCAGCAATTCAGTCACCTTTTTCTGCTTACTTGATCCGGCGGCCAGATAGCGCGTCTCGACCTCAAGGATCCGGAACCTCCGGAATAGCTCCCTGATCTCCGGAGTATCGTTTATCGACATGATGAACTTACCCGATATGCGAGAAAGTATGTCGGCAAGAGCACTGAAGTCGTCTCTGCCAAAGATGTCTTTTCCATAGTGATTCTCGCAATTAAAATATGGCGGGTCTATGTAGAAAAAAGTCTCGGGCTTGTTGAATCGCTCAATAATACGTTGATACGGAAGATTCTCAATGTAGACGCGACTGAGACGCAAATGAGCCATGGAGAGATCCTCTTCGATACGCAAGAGGTTCAAAGTAGGCGGCCTTGTCGTTGCGATATTAAAAGTCTGCCCCGCCACCTTCCCGCCGTAGCTGTTCCGCTGCAGATAGTAAAATCTTACAGCCCTTTGAATATCCGTAAGGGATTCCGGCGCTTCTTTCTTAAAACGTTCAAATTCATCTCTGGCTACCAAAATCCACTTAAGATACCGAATGAACTCCTCAAGGTGATTCTTGATGACTCTATACAGCGCGACAAGATCACTATTAATGTCGTTGATGATTTCGACCTTGGATTCCTCTTTCCTGAAGAGCATCCAGGCCGCACCGGCAAATACCTCGCAATAGCATGTATGCTCCGGTATTAAAGGTATAATCTTTTTGCTTAGTAGACTTTTACCGCCGAGATAGTTTATAAAACTGTTCATACGTGCCCTCCTTTTGGCTTAATCGTGCGGATGGTAGCGGGATTTCCCGTCATGCATTGCCGTGCATGGTTGGGGGAGGGCTTTACTCCTTTGACTGCTGTCCGCCGTCTATTATCAGGGCGACTCGCGCCCGGGTAATCAATTATTCGAACACAATATCCACCGTAAGAGACTCCCTACCCGCCATTACCGGGGCGGAGTCTATACTATCTCCATTTATGATTCTGGCCGTATAGGTCGCTCCATCAAAATCAGTAAAAGTGAAGTCATACTTGGCACCCTTCACAATATCCAGAAAAGCCAGAAAATTATGGTAATCAGTACTTGATATATTGCGCCAGTGGAGCCTGCGGGTATGCTCCGGATTTAACCCTTTATCATAGATGTAGAGCTTGCCGCCGTTACTGCGATCTTTAGGCTGCATATACCTGATCCTGCGGCTGTAATCGCCTGGCGAAGGGTTCCGCTGGAACTCCACGCAGGCCGTTGGGGATGAGGTTCTTTCAAACTTTATTTGAGCCATTAATATTCCCTCGCTTTGAGGTGTATCCTGTCGTTACGCATATCTCTGCCACTGCCCGGTTCGATGTTGGCTTGCTGAATTTCGCACAGCAAGTTGCCTAATTCCGTTAGCGTTATTCCGTCCGCGAACTCAAGCTCCACATTATCCAAGAACACGTCCAACTCCACAATCCGCCTCCGATCCTTGTATCTTGCGAGGTAGAAATTAGCGACCGACATAGCCATCGCGCCGTCCTGGACAAAATCAAAGACAAATAGACCGGGTTTTTCCTTTTCTCCGTAACGTTGAATGGACGTTGCGTCAGATGTTTTGTAGGTTCCACGATAGCTGTCATCGCCGCCCTTGCTGGCATTACGGTTATACTTGACCTCAATTTTGTTTATCACATCTTCCAGCGGGCTGCGCTTTATCTTGGTTAGGGTTTTGTGACTGCCGCTATCCATGGCCGTCATATCGGCGGTGATCATCTTGACTGACGTAAGCGTATCCGGCCTAACGATTAGCTCCGCCCTGGCGGCTCCGAACCGAAAATAACACCGGCATTCCCACGCCATCTTGCCTAACCACTGTTTGAGCCTGACATAAGAATCAATCACTACAGAAAACGAATACCCCGAAAATACCGCCGATAGGTTACTCGTGAAGTCCGCTACGGGCCAGCCGGTTTGAGCATTAAGAAAATGCTTTACCACATCGGCGGGACGAGAGATAAGCGCGCCTGCC
This window encodes:
- a CDS encoding 4Fe-4S binding protein, which encodes MSDYFHSVTLDYDKCVGCTNCIKRCPVEAIRVHEGKAKIMQERCVDCGECIRACPNHAKIAITDTLEKLSSFKYKIALPAPSFFGQFSDDTKMEDIFDAFTRIGFDDIFEVALAAEIASFVVHRYLENTGSTRPLFSSACPAVLRLMQIRFPDLLGQVLPVMTPMEMAARIAKEDTAKRTGLDYEEIGAFFISPCPAKVTEMKHPMTNGISSVDGVIGVSLIYRDILKQIGKNRGSEKHGSPRKAGNIGLAWGYVTGESKGVNFGTSLAVSGIHNVISLLEEIERGELRDVDFIELQSCIGGCVGGPLNIQNLFVGRVRLRHLVKKYPAVAPYYDEEWLHGIYASSAFELSEPIQPRPIMVLDEDVSRALIKMERLDSITKDLPGLDCGACGSPSCRALAEDIVRGLAFETDCIIKLRGRLTTLAEEILDLARKPPPAMSDNSAKHDTKG
- a CDS encoding ATP-binding protein, which translates into the protein MSPDNEPRLAFKFQVNDKDFIMAGEAASKTKKALQQLGLRQEIVRNAAIIVYEAAMNIVIHANHGEIQVTIVPDHVTVIARDEGEGIPDVDLAMQEGYSTAPEEVREMGFGAGMGLPNIKHCSDSLDIETHPGIGTTLKVTLYSHPKDSNKAETGAMYV
- a CDS encoding CBS domain-containing protein, producing the protein MVKPETTMNEYVSLMTEKRIRHLPVLNKGKLSGLASIGDVVKAIINEQEIGIEYLNNYIMDKLSG
- the hydE gene encoding [FeFe] hydrogenase H-cluster radical SAM maturase HydE gives rise to the protein MKKLEMFLDPSHELARNDLIGLLGLQDREAMEELFQRAYEVKLQQVGKKVYFRGIIEFSNICGKDCFYCGIRKSNRNVVRYRMSEKEILEGARFACESNYGSIVLQSGERKDSRFTAFVEKTVKAIKEMSGGKLGITLSLGEQDEETYRRWFQAGAHRYLLRIETSHEALYRRLHPKDHSFRKRLNCLNLLKMMGYQVGTGVMIGLPGQTVENLADDILFFEKMDVAMIGMGPYLIHKDTPLSSEVTDFETIKDRQLDLALKMIAVTRLYLKDVNIASTTALQALTPTGREMGLRAGANIIMPNITITKYRSSYQLYDNKPCLDENATFCRACLEQRIESIGETIGYNEWGDSPHFKKKETGEAVDESGHIQH
- a CDS encoding DNA adenine methylase, translating into MNSFINYLGGKSLLSKKIIPLIPEHTCYCEVFAGAAWMLFRKEESKVEIINDINSDLVALYRVIKNHLEEFIRYLKWILVARDEFERFKKEAPESLTDIQRAVRFYYLQRNSYGGKVAGQTFNIATTRPPTLNLLRIEEDLSMAHLRLSRVYIENLPYQRIIERFNKPETFFYIDPPYFNCENHYGKDIFGRDDFSALADILSRISGKFIMSINDTPEIRELFRRFRILEVETRYLAAGSSKQKKVTELLILNYNPESKIK